The Polyangiaceae bacterium genome includes a region encoding these proteins:
- the pilB gene encoding type IV-A pilus assembly ATPase PilB, whose protein sequence is MSTTRLGELLVREKLISLQQLRRAQDEQRQSGQNLGYTLQKLGFISDGEITNFLSAQYRLPAINLDEYEIDNEIIKLVSRDVCEKHKIIPVSRSGQSLIVAMADPTNLHAIDDIKFLTNYNVEPVVASETAVANAIERYYNAGPSYEELMTDFSLDETDIDFSADEEDVNALELEKQSADAPVVRLVNVLLLNAIRKGASDIHVEPYEKRLRVRYRIDGVLHEEMSPPLKLKNALVSRLKIMSQLDIAERRLPQDGRIKLKLGKGREMDFRVSVLPTMWGEKVVLRLLDKGNLQLDMTKLGFDAAPLEDFAWAINQPWGMVLVTGPTGSGKTTTLYSALSDLNKPGVNISTAEDPVEYNLHGINQVQMHDEIGLNFAMSLRAFLRQDPDIIMVGEIRDFETAEIAVKAALTGHLVLSTLHTNDAPATISRLLNMGVEPFLITASVNLVLAQRLARKVCVDCKYEVPTDPQTLIDMGVTEEQMDKGVRVMKGRGCNTCNSTGYKGRIALYEVMRFRDELKEMVLQGASTTELKVGAIKRGMVSLRMAGISKVIEGMTTPEEVLRVTMAD, encoded by the coding sequence ATGAGCACGACACGACTGGGAGAGCTGCTGGTTCGCGAGAAGCTCATCAGCCTCCAGCAACTCCGACGCGCCCAGGACGAACAGCGACAGTCCGGCCAGAACCTCGGCTACACGCTGCAGAAGCTCGGCTTCATCTCCGACGGCGAGATCACGAACTTCCTGAGCGCCCAGTACCGACTGCCCGCGATCAACCTCGACGAATACGAGATCGACAACGAGATCATCAAGCTCGTCAGCCGGGACGTCTGCGAAAAGCACAAGATCATCCCCGTCTCGCGCTCGGGCCAGTCGCTGATCGTCGCGATGGCGGACCCGACCAACCTGCACGCAATCGACGACATCAAGTTCCTCACCAACTACAACGTCGAGCCCGTCGTCGCGAGCGAGACGGCGGTCGCCAACGCCATCGAGCGCTACTACAACGCCGGCCCTTCGTACGAAGAGCTGATGACCGATTTCTCGCTCGACGAGACGGACATCGACTTCTCCGCGGACGAGGAGGACGTCAACGCGCTCGAGCTCGAGAAGCAGAGCGCCGACGCGCCGGTCGTGCGCCTGGTCAACGTCCTGCTCTTGAACGCCATCCGCAAGGGCGCCAGCGACATCCACGTCGAGCCCTACGAGAAGCGGCTGCGCGTGCGCTACCGCATCGACGGCGTGCTCCACGAAGAGATGAGCCCGCCGCTCAAGCTCAAGAACGCGCTGGTGAGCCGCCTGAAGATCATGAGCCAGCTCGACATCGCCGAGCGTCGCCTGCCCCAAGACGGGCGCATCAAGCTCAAGCTCGGCAAGGGCCGCGAGATGGATTTCCGCGTCTCCGTGTTGCCGACGATGTGGGGCGAGAAGGTCGTCCTCCGCCTGCTCGACAAGGGGAACCTCCAGCTGGACATGACCAAGCTGGGCTTCGACGCGGCCCCGCTCGAAGACTTCGCCTGGGCCATCAACCAGCCCTGGGGCATGGTGCTGGTGACGGGCCCCACGGGGTCCGGCAAGACGACCACGCTGTACTCGGCGCTCTCGGATCTGAACAAGCCCGGAGTGAACATCTCCACGGCGGAAGATCCCGTCGAGTACAACCTCCACGGCATCAACCAAGTGCAGATGCACGACGAGATCGGGCTGAACTTCGCCATGAGCCTGCGCGCGTTCTTGCGCCAGGATCCGGACATCATCATGGTCGGCGAGATCCGTGACTTCGAGACCGCGGAAATCGCGGTCAAAGCCGCGCTCACGGGCCACTTGGTGCTCTCGACTCTGCACACCAACGACGCCCCCGCGACCATCAGCCGCCTCCTCAACATGGGCGTCGAGCCGTTCCTGATCACGGCCAGCGTCAACCTGGTGTTGGCCCAGCGTCTTGCCCGCAAGGTCTGCGTCGACTGCAAATACGAGGTGCCGACGGACCCGCAGACGTTGATCGACATGGGCGTCACCGAGGAGCAGATGGACAAGGGCGTGCGCGTCATGAAGGGACGCGGGTGCAACACCTGCAACAGCACGGGCTACAAGGGCCGCATCGCGCTCTACGAGGTCATGCGCTTCCGCGACGAGCTCAAGGAGATGGTGCTGCAAGGCGCGTCCACCACCGAGCTCAAGGTGGGCGCCATCAAGCGCGGCATGGTGAGCCTGCGCATGGCCGGCATCAGCAAGGTGATCGAGGGGATGACCACTCCTGAAGAAGTGCTCCGCGTCACGATGGCGGACTGA
- a CDS encoding FHA domain-containing protein: protein MLVEAGAIDRLEAVLDSEQARERAERERLALHTRVGDLALSGARREALAVGGDLREPDARVADLLKSIQLRRISLPRVRLSLGGETLDVIFGDEVTLGRAEATLVIASPAVSRTHLSIRRSPEGPEAVDLGSRNGTLLAGARLGAPVRVGPGLELELGGEVRVELTPWQNGGVRIAYASEVVHAPLGTLELDGWKLSAADDGWLELELGAPALLDALAVHGVIQLLRGDRLRRSVDGPVLLEVVE from the coding sequence ATGCTGGTCGAAGCCGGCGCCATCGACAGACTCGAGGCGGTGCTCGACTCCGAGCAGGCCCGCGAGCGCGCGGAACGCGAGCGCCTCGCGCTGCACACCCGGGTCGGGGACCTGGCGTTGAGCGGCGCGCGCCGCGAGGCGCTGGCGGTCGGAGGTGACCTACGAGAACCCGACGCTCGGGTCGCCGACCTGCTGAAGTCCATCCAGCTACGCCGGATCTCGCTGCCACGCGTGCGCCTCTCGCTCGGAGGCGAGACCCTCGACGTGATCTTCGGCGACGAGGTCACCCTCGGGCGTGCCGAGGCCACGCTGGTGATCGCTTCGCCGGCGGTGAGCCGGACGCACCTCTCGATCCGGCGCAGCCCGGAGGGGCCGGAGGCCGTGGATCTCGGCTCGCGCAACGGCACGCTGCTCGCCGGTGCACGGCTCGGCGCGCCCGTGCGCGTGGGACCGGGCCTCGAGCTCGAGCTGGGTGGTGAGGTGCGCGTAGAGCTCACCCCCTGGCAAAACGGCGGCGTGCGCATCGCCTATGCCTCGGAGGTGGTGCACGCGCCGCTCGGGACGCTCGAGCTCGACGGCTGGAAGCTCTCGGCGGCCGACGACGGCTGGCTGGAGCTCGAGCTGGGTGCGCCCGCTCTGCTCGACGCGCTGGCGGTCCACGGGGTGATCCAGCTCTTGCGTGGCGATCGACTGCGGCGCAGCGTCGACGGTCCCGTGCTGCTCGAGGTCGTCGAGTGA
- a CDS encoding serine/threonine protein kinase — MSLWQRLKRRLGGAPEPAEHAPPSVEAAPAPAPRVEAELPPLAALARGDQVEERVALGELERARGTSGERAALGFVEAAAQAGLATESLRTRAAELLLSRGEPGRALALLGGASSAAALLLAADASAETGEVARALTLVERVLARDIDTPGARERHERWRRALGGRTPALRSALAEPTLLRAEAPETSLRIVAEAGRGGAGTVFEAIDDALGRRVALKIYHQPERERDKLAREARTAVRLAGAGVVRVFDVDLARGLLVMEWLAEGSLKQRIAAGDAAYLSPIERWLTPLVRALGRVHAAGLVHADLKPANVMFRQPDEPVLSDFGLAHRAEEVVVGGSVGYMSPERVRGGSVGFAEDLYGMGRLLEDVLSVVEADARWRSLADRLLTAAPELGDARALLALL; from the coding sequence GTGAGCCTCTGGCAGCGTCTCAAGCGACGGCTCGGCGGAGCGCCCGAGCCAGCGGAGCACGCGCCACCAAGCGTCGAAGCGGCGCCGGCGCCGGCGCCACGGGTCGAGGCCGAGCTCCCCCCGCTCGCCGCGCTCGCCCGCGGCGACCAGGTCGAGGAGCGCGTCGCGCTCGGCGAGCTCGAGCGGGCGCGGGGCACGAGCGGCGAGCGAGCGGCGCTCGGGTTCGTGGAGGCAGCCGCCCAAGCCGGGCTCGCGACGGAGAGCTTGCGCACGCGAGCCGCGGAGCTCCTCCTTTCGCGCGGCGAGCCCGGGCGGGCGCTCGCGCTCCTCGGCGGCGCGAGCTCCGCGGCGGCGTTGCTGCTCGCGGCCGACGCCAGCGCGGAGACGGGTGAGGTGGCGCGAGCGCTCACGCTGGTGGAGCGAGTCCTGGCCCGCGACATCGACACCCCCGGGGCACGCGAGCGCCACGAGCGCTGGCGGCGCGCGCTCGGCGGCAGGACGCCGGCCCTGCGCTCGGCGCTCGCCGAGCCGACGCTGCTTCGGGCCGAGGCTCCCGAGACCTCGCTGCGCATCGTCGCCGAGGCGGGGCGCGGCGGCGCCGGCACGGTGTTCGAGGCCATCGACGACGCGCTGGGCCGGCGCGTCGCCCTCAAGATCTACCATCAGCCGGAGCGCGAGCGGGACAAGCTCGCGCGCGAAGCGCGGACGGCGGTTCGGCTCGCGGGCGCCGGCGTGGTGCGCGTCTTCGACGTGGATCTCGCGCGCGGCCTCCTGGTGATGGAGTGGCTCGCGGAGGGATCGCTCAAACAGCGCATCGCCGCCGGCGACGCGGCGTACCTCTCCCCGATCGAACGCTGGCTCACGCCGCTGGTGCGCGCGCTCGGGCGCGTGCACGCCGCGGGGCTCGTGCACGCCGACTTGAAGCCCGCCAACGTGATGTTTCGCCAGCCCGACGAGCCCGTGCTTTCCGACTTCGGGCTGGCGCACCGCGCAGAGGAGGTGGTGGTCGGCGGCAGCGTCGGCTACATGAGCCCGGAGCGAGTCCGCGGTGGCAGCGTCGGGTTCGCGGAGGATCTGTACGGCATGGGTAGGCTGCTCGAGGACGTGCTCTCGGTGGTGGAGGCGGATGCCCGCTGGCGGAGCCTCGCCGACCGGCTGCTCACCGCGGCGCCCGAGCTGGGCGATGCCCGAGCGCTGCTCGCGCTGCTCTGA